The Mytilus galloprovincialis chromosome 11, xbMytGall1.hap1.1, whole genome shotgun sequence genome contains the following window.
GATCTGTCCACTTTTTCGTTAtgattctttattttattattgaaataataaatttttattgAACTTTTTGGTCAAAAACCATataaaacattttagaataagaATATAATTAACATGACTTCCTGAACAACCCCAATGTTATTTCAAAACCTTTAACCGCAAGGCGACGGGCGTTGCATGCGTTCGTGGCGCGTTTAAAATGATATCTTCAAACAACTTTGCAATCATCATGAAAACGCTCGGTGTTACACGTCAACCAAGTTAAAGATTATATAGTCGTCAAATGTGTAAATACCTTTATCGTTtgtcaattaaaaatgttttctttgggggggggggggggattgttTTGTCTTTCCCTACTCAATTTACGTCCTCTAAACAACAGGGTTGtagttttttgtgttttagtttttttacAACGGTTTATATATAAATATCCATCATCGTCAAATTGGTATTACTTGACTGTCGTTTTATTTTTACTACAATTTCCATTTGTAACATTATTGTTGTAGATGACACCCTCTGTATGTGTGAATCCCTtaagtgaatatatatttgtctttatcttacctcctatacatttcgaAGAAAATGATTGTTTAAAAGCGTCCGAaaggagaccgtgtatattccatattaggttagtagggagatgaggcttatttcaatacacggttggTAGTGGAGCTACGACTTTGGCACTATTTGATGATTTGGACGAAACCATCTGTATGCGTAAGTCACTTTAGTGAAGATATATTTGTCTTTACATTGAGGGTACATATACGGCTGTTATCAGATCTGTCTCGATGACGCTAAGGCTTTATCTAATTCACCTGTTTGATTAAGTCAGTCTCTTATCCAGTTTTGAGATATGAATATATGGGTTCTCTTCTTAAGATTGAACATTGTACGGTTTCATGATTGTATATTATCAACATTGAATCAATAAGTCGCATTTAGTcgtatgttattgtttatataacATAATCAGCATAATATGAAtcgtttgttgatattttttacttatgttctattttaagcaaGATCGGCCATATTGGTCGGCTAGTGAGGTAAACACCGTTTTGTTTTACCTTACTACCCAAattatgattatcatgattatggttCAGCTTTGTAAAATCAGCTTCAGTAATTGTGtaaatgttaacgacgacgaccaccaaatgatgagaaaagtttgTTTGGCTCTTTATGCCATACAAGCTAAACTGAATAGCTAAACAGACTATACAGCAATCTAGATGActctcttaaaaaaaaacaaatcagaagGAGAAAAAACCGACCAACAGAGGGTAAATATGACTAGACTGAATTGATACAGCCGTAACCTGTTTGTGCGTGTCAGATTTCATCACAGGTGACAGAAGTTTCAACCCAGAACAGAagaactttaataaaaaaatatatataaaggtgaaATGCTTTTTTTCTGGGTTTTTTCGTGATTATAAAACAGAACTGTATTGATAAATTGAGAGCTTTTCAAATCTacaaattacatttttataacgttatttcatataaaagaaaaatgatgAATTGGACATTgttacttgtttaaaaaaatattaaagagaTCTGATTAGCatagttttattatttaatgtttAATTAATAGAGTAACAtgtatcatttgtaaatatatatataaaaaagaaatattcagaTAAGTCAGCACAGTAcatcatatacattgtataaaggAGATAAACGTGTTAACGCAAATTGTAAAATAATCCTAAGTATTCATCGCTTGCATTTCTACATTATTGGAGGAGGTAGAGGTTGTTCTTCTTTTCCATATAATATAACCAAACAACAGTAGAACAGCAACTGCCAAAACACCGACAACAGCATACAGTACATGTGTTGTTGAATCTAAAATAACAATGAAAGAAtctaaataacaatgaaataataataacttATTGCAAAAGTCACAGTATCGTTCTACAATGTGTTCTCGCCAACTTACTATTCTTTTTTTTGGTCGttttcaaatatgattttaattCATTTGTTGATAAGCATTAAGAGTAATTGATAAATGAATGTTGGTGTTATTGAGATTCGTGAACTGATGACACATGTCAGGAAATACGTTAATTGTTCGATTAAGTTAAATAGATGTCATTTTGTTTAGAACACATTTACTAAGTATGTTAGTAGTGTATGTCTATCTATATAAACCACAATTCAATCATAGTTAATAAACACTTGTAAATTATTACATTGTACAACAACTGCTTTAAATATATGACCTGAATTTTGCTAAtacaataaacttatcatagataccatgataaCAGAGGCGCGTTTCGGACGCTCGTTTTCCAAAAACGCTAGAAgagccaaatagagtacgaagagTTAACCTGAATCTAAGAGTTAAgtacttatatttttattaaaacacaattgATTTGTTCAAGCAGGTTGCAATTACTCAAATGGGGTTTCCCGATAAATGTTTCAAAAGAAATTATCATACCTGTTGTAGAACTTGTTTGAGATGCAGATGATGCGCTGAGTTCACCTGACATTTCCGTCAGATAACTGTGACAAGTTGGTAATCCATTTGGTATATATTGCCCAGTGTTCTCAAAAGATTCATTCAGCATTAAAGCCATACCTTCTACCATATGTTTATCAATGTGACAGTGCATGAACCACACACCTGGGTTTGCAGCTTTTATTTTGATTATCACATATCCTCCGTATGGTACCACTATTGTATCTTTGCGTACAGCATCAACTGTATTAATACCAGGGATTTTATTGTAATCATTCCATGACGAATTCCTCCATCGTGCGTTATTACAACTGCTGTTCCTATTTGGAAGTGTATTGCTGCATTCTATATCTTCTGTAAATTTAAATCTGCCATCAATAGTAACTTCAGGAAATTCCATTTTAAGAACTTTGTAAGTATGGCCATGCATGTGAATAGGATGCGAAATGAAAGCTCCCGTACCAAGATTAAGTAAAACCATAATTATGTCAGACCCAGTTTTTAAGTTAAGTGAATGGCTACAGAGACAATTGTCTTCATCAGTACACTTACTACAGTCGTTATCAACCTCAGATGGCTGTGTGAGAGCGGATACGGTTGGCCAACGAAATATTCGACCATTTATCGATGAATTACCTTTTGGAAAACCGAAATTTAAGAAATGTAATGCTGTTTCGGTTGACTCTTGTGTAGTCTCGAAAGCAAAAAAGTTTTCATCTGGTACAATTCCCCTGTCTTTCAATTCATTAACAGGAACGCAAATTATGTCTTTCTCACGAGGGTAGGTTTCAAATGGACAATTCAGGACTcgacttttaatattttgttcgTAAACCTTTGCTGCCAGATTATTATTGTTAGAAACACTAACAAATCCAAGTCCAATAGGTGATTCAATTGTTAGATTAGGTGACGAAAGGATACTGACAGTAATGTTATATATACCCTCCTTTGCATAATCCAGATCGAGTTCAAAATCATAACGTTCAGCGGGATATATGATAATTTTATCAACGACAGTGGGAACAACCTCAAAACCATCAGTTTCTgttacatttaactttaaaccAGCTATAGAAAACAAGAGTACGTGCATCGATCCTACGCCTATCAGTCTAAACAAACATCGATCCCCTTTTTTAACATGAAATGTTTCTAGAGGTGCAAGATTTTCTTTTAACTCTCCTCTTCCATTGATCAAAATAGAATTCGGAAATTTAACCTCATCTTTCACATTAGCATACAACAGGTCCATTGCGTTATATAGATGATTCCATTCTTGTATCTGTACAATATGTTGGAATTCAAACGGTACTGAGTCCCTTTTTCTGAGAACGATAAATGCACCGTACATGCCCATATCTCGTTGATTACCTACATGTGAGTGATACCAGTAGGAGCCTCCAAATGTCGGTTGAAATGTGTAATTAAAAGTCTGTCCTGGTAGTATCGGACATTGAGAAACAAATGCCACGCCGTCCATTGCGGGCCATCCAAGTTGGTCAATACCGTGCCAGTGAATAGTCACTGCTTCATTAATCATGTGGTTTGTAACTAGAATCgttattttctgtttttcataAATGATAATAGATGGTCCTGGCATTGATCCATTGGCAGTAATTAAATGTCTTGTTTGATTCCAACCGTCAGCAGTTATTATATCATCTATAGAAACTTGGTCGGTTATTGCTGGATTTATTGAATAAATTGCCCGATCCTTTACGTACACTTGACTGATGTTTCCTTCTCCAATCATTGTGAAAGCGGATTTTATATCTAGTGATGTAAAACAGTGAGCAGCATTTTCATCACAATGAAAGCAAACAACTTTGCCAATCAGTCCATATAAGACACAGAAAACAACACTTAAAACCTGCAAATGTACAGAAAATAACACATATATGTATGATATTCACACAAACATAGTACCAGATTGAGGTTTTATTTAATACTTGACCTTTTAAATGTATCATTAAGGTTAATAAAGTATTGATAAAACTTATTAAAGTTAGTGTTCTGAATAATATAGCATTTTCAAAACTGTGCTTTTACAGGAAAGGGATGCATTAAAGATACAACTAAGATGGTGACACTCAATAaaacgaaacgtctaccagcattGGTATTAAACACATGATTATAAAATCTCATCAAAGATATCAGCCGAATAAAAGAGTATGTCTTACGTATAAGACGCATTAGTGCTGCTTCAACCTACACAGAAAGATGGCATTAACAAATACAAATCTACATTTTGTACGGTCATAACTATTACACATACATGTGTACAAGTAGTTTCCTTCATTTTATATGTGCTTTTCCCTGCATGACATTCTGAACAGAACAGCTTGAATAACAAGTTCACTTTAGAACGTTTTTTTAGTCGTCGTAGCATTGAGCATATTTAAAATGATAAAGTTTAAGTAATATCCAATGTTAATAAAAGCAATGCTATATAACACAGCATGTATCATATTAAGTTCTGTATTTCTTACGGCAAAAAGCAGTTGAGAACAATCGAGATTAGAAGCTTTTCTTTCATTCCTAAAATGTGGACAAATGAATTTAGAAAAACAACATAACATTCTGCAGTAGTAAGATTCAATAATAAGGTACAGACGCGTTTTGTTTTTAATCTGTGAAATCAAACggtattttaacaaacattttgaaaataagttttgACTAAACCTTAAATGTCATcttaatttcaagaaaaaaaatatatacataattaatACTTGACAAATCAATATTtcacaaaacatttgaaataactACCCACTAACAtgtaacatataagaaaatgcatttaacttttaccTTCATTCTTCAACTTTTTCGGTGTTTCCACCCTAAGAGACTTGAATTCCTAACTATACCTTATATATGATAGATACCAACAGGATTACGGAAGAGTAGGTAATATGTACAAGATGTAATTTTCCGTCTTACGTCATAATTAACATCTCCAACATCCTAGGACCAACACCCCACATTTCCTATTAATGTTTTTGTTCTACAAAGTGGACATCTTATATCTTATTGACATTTTATATCTTTTCTGTGAGTTAATGAGGAAAAAACATATTTCTCTTTTACGAAAGTCACTAAGAGACAGATGTAAGGACCAACGTGCTGTAATTCAAATGATATAAATctatttctataatatatatatatatgtctgttgTACAACTGTATACACACAAGTTTGAATCTGATATATGTACTTATTATGAATGTAACATCCTTTAAACCAAAGGTTATTTGTTTAgggtaaaattatttcattaactTGATACACACGTACTTTAAACAAAAATACGCATATGCCGAGTAGTACTATTATTGATGTGTGTACacaaacaaaaaacttaactGTGCTTTAGATGACAGTATTTATCCTGACAGAAGCAATATTTTTAGAATATGTAACTGGTTGATAAAaccatttaaagaaaaaagatttCTAAAAATTCGAGGCAAAAACATCAAACATAGGAACTCAACAGCATTATGAAACTGTACTTTATAGCTGAGGCTAGCTTTGCTGGAATTAGTTAGCGTTAGCGGCGCAAATCATTAGGCATTTAACAGTGTTTTTACAGGAAGGACATTCATCAATAATACTATTGGGCTTTATGGGACAAAGTTTCTAACAGCAGTGACATGGACCAAGTCATTGTACAAACTCAACACAAATAAttgagattataaaaaaaaaatattttcaataatctggtttaattcaGTTAAATATTTGTGTGGGTGCGTGGGTGTTGTAGATCATTGCCATATTTGATATGGCCATAGACGGCGCTCGCAGTTTgaatcagaattttggaattaaCGTATCAGCTTGAATTAGAATTATGGAATTCCCGTATCGGGCACTTTTAATTTGCTGTCAACCAGAAAGAAGGTGTTACACAAATTAGTTAAACTATTCACAACCCATCCAACCTCCCTATGAGAATAGTTGctgctgtttttgttttatattttcaggcaCCTGTTTGATGTATTTGATTGCAATATTATGGTTACCAGTATCCAAGCAGGACCTTCATAGTATAGAACCAATACAGGATAGTTTGGAAAAAAACTTGCGTTTCTATGATTTCGGTTATTAAGCACGTTATTAACATATGGACTATTGTAATTTAAGCATCCAGcattaattttagtttttagtaattaacaatttttataattgGACAAGAAACAACACcttttaaagaaataattttgtTCTACTATCCTTCAATTTTGAATGGGGGAGGTCCAGGGATACTGGTAGTGATTGGGGGATTtttcactcggcccttgctctgggcctgacaagttctttaatttgcaggtttggaaaatgtggttagtggtaacggtgGGGTCTACAGATGGTAACTCTGGGACCTCCTCCATCTCATCTTATAGAGGGGAGACCCACACCTGCCAACagagagataggtcggttaatctatattgagtatgcggctatatgggcgattgttCTGTTAATCGgattggttatacgtctgttaccagtaaaacacacaatttaatgttaaactctattaaatatacagagttttggcaaaatataagaaacaaatcaaaaaagaaagtgtctgacaaaatgatatttatcatagaacatttttcacctctaaaaacatttcaaaatttctgagcagttttcagtaaaactaaaaggagTCGCGCAAGtgtgtagtatttatgcttatacgcatatcaatttttttaataaaaggcgaaacaaacaattttaaatatcatttaaaggacacaaaatagttcTTTGGTcctaaaatataaattgacattagAAAATATGTCATAATTGAAATATAACGTGAGTTATAACACATTTTAGTAAAAATTATGGGAATCAAGTCTGCtgatgggttggacaattgaaatagTGTCAgataagagttatttagccatgACAATAGTTTTGCTACATTAACTTTATatttcccattgaaaaagttaagaatgagattgtcttgagtaaaaaaatataGCATGATATGGATTGgctgctggaatatgcatgaatttattattaacgttttcaatcagccttaatttttgtgtctgttcaaagtagcaagATTTCAAATCCGACTGAACGtttctttctaatacaacacagtgCATATAATGTGTTGTCGTTCTGATATGTACATGATATTTATCACTGGAAGTTTAAACCTAATTCGTAAGCATCATCacattggttcttttcttctattatttaaccatctgttgtttacaaatcatggAAGAAAATGGAAaagagcgaatgcagctacatatggttatcttaagttttatTTCGTTGTTTTGTTTAATTCCTGTCTagataagtgcagaggagaactgcagttgtccgcatgtcaACTTCTAGCATTTGTTACCAATATGattacatcgcaatccgttactgtttcaacacccagagatgtttcatgtctgtattcttaaacatttattattttttttctcttttttagcaatgcatcactcccTACTgaccttatctattattctatattctgtgTCTCCATCCAGATTCTTGTGGATACCATGCGGATCCGGAATaagggtgttgtttatttctgtattctttaaattgttatgttacttttctctacattttatttatctcacTCATTATTCCttctctatttttatattttagcattcCAATATATTTATCGTACTGATGTTtcgttacattacgacgtttatctctgattaatatactggttaccaaattgaatgtaaatgacaaattggtgtcatgcatgacaattaaacataatccacatgatatatgctaccattcttggatgaaatcaatattactttaatattaaactttttgaaaccatttttatcagttttcaatatCCATTGCctaaatttttaattgttcatgtgTTGGTTCCGTATATcatatgtttcattgctcatgcgttgtttccgtatattttagccgctcgtcttgagcctacccatttgatccgataacaccccatatagcaaaatatttttacttttattgccattcagaactcttaacagaccaattaacagaccgagttttatacatccgacccattaacagaccaggtttgaaataaaaattgatttatgtcGTCAAACTACAGATTTTCGTGAAAAAAAATTCAACCAACATGTCGTGTTGTGTACGTTTTGTGTGTGTAAACtgtgtttaaatttattgatgagtaacccgccttttcattttttggatCGTACATcaaagctagaaaaataataattacaccactggattcagtacattgaattgttttgttatacatAAATAATTTTCATGAGCAACCTATATTtga
Protein-coding sequences here:
- the LOC143052429 gene encoding uncharacterized protein LOC143052429, with product MKVLSVVFCVLYGLIGKVVCFHCDENAAHCFTSLDIKSAFTMIGEGNISQVYVKDRAIYSINPAITDQVSIDDIITADGWNQTRHLITANGSMPGPSIIIYEKQKITILVTNHMINEAVTIHWHGIDQLGWPAMDGVAFVSQCPILPGQTFNYTFQPTFGGSYWYHSHVGNQRDMGMYGAFIVLRKRDSVPFEFQHIVQIQEWNHLYNAMDLLYANVKDEVKFPNSILINGRGELKENLAPLETFHVKKGDRCLFRLIGVGSMHVLLFSIAGLKLNVTETDGFEVVPTVVDKIIIYPAERYDFELDLDYAKEGIYNITVSILSSPNLTIESPIGLGFVSVSNNNNLAAKVYEQNIKSRVLNCPFETYPREKDIICVPVNELKDRGIVPDENFFAFETTQESTETALHFLNFGFPKGNSSINGRIFRWPTVSALTQPSEVDNDCSKCTDEDNCLCSHSLNLKTGSDIIMVLLNLGTGAFISHPIHMHGHTYKVLKMEFPEVTIDGRFKFTEDIECSNTLPNRNSSCNNARWRNSSWNDYNKIPGINTVDAVRKDTIVVPYGGYVIIKIKAANPGVWFMHCHIDKHMVEGMALMLNESFENTGQYIPNGLPTCHSYLTEMSGELSASSASQTSSTTDSTTHVLYAVVGVLAVAVLLLFGYIIWKRRTTSTSSNNVEMQAMNT